Proteins encoded within one genomic window of Brassica rapa cultivar Chiifu-401-42 chromosome A09, CAAS_Brap_v3.01, whole genome shotgun sequence:
- the LOC108869798 gene encoding uncharacterized protein LOC108869798, with amino-acid sequence MMMKRQLIFGVILLGLLVIFLATTPVEAARPLRTDGKIQFVLQLLQRGTVPPSGPNGCTNDPNGSGKCHG; translated from the coding sequence atgatGATGAAGAGGCAACTGATATTTGGAGTGATTTTGCTCGGACTCTTGGTGATTTTCTTGGCCACCACACCAGTCGAAGCGGCTAGGCCGTTACGAACCGATGGTAAGATCCAGTTCGTGCTCCAGTTGCTGCAAAGAGGTACGGTGCCACCGTCAGGTCCAAACGGTTGTACCAACGACCCAAATGGCTCGGGAAAGTGCCACGGCTGA